From Psychrobacillus sp. FSL K6-2836, a single genomic window includes:
- a CDS encoding CynX/NimT family MFS transporter: MSSMDQIIKKENKGAISTVGKSAVWIMIVGIVFIAANLRASLTSVGPIVGLIKDDMNISNTLAGMVTTLPLLAFALLSPIVPKLGQKLGVERIIFGSIVFLTVGIIIRSLSGVVALYVGTAVLGLAISVGNVLLPGLIKREFPERIGLMTGVYSISMNLFGAIASGVSVPIALGMGFGWKGALEIWGVLSFISILFWLPQMKHRNVKRDTVHNKTADSHVNLWGSALAWQVTLFMGLQSMIFYVLVAWLPEILKQQGLNSSQSGLMLSVMLLALLPFTFIVPVIAGRMSGQRSLVTITSILLLIGTFGLLYGSSKLIVLWIIALGIGGGFAFSLSMMFFGLRTRNAQQAAELSGMAQSIGYLLAAVGPTLFGFIHDATNSWTIPLLILVGASILLFIFGLGAARERYIGPALQ; this comes from the coding sequence ATGAGTTCAATGGACCAAATAATTAAAAAGGAGAATAAAGGAGCCATCTCAACTGTTGGCAAATCTGCCGTTTGGATAATGATTGTTGGTATTGTATTTATTGCTGCTAACTTACGGGCATCTTTAACCTCAGTAGGACCAATAGTTGGTCTTATCAAGGATGATATGAATATTTCAAATACATTGGCAGGAATGGTTACCACCCTGCCGTTATTAGCTTTTGCGCTTCTTTCACCTATTGTACCTAAATTGGGACAAAAACTTGGGGTGGAACGAATTATTTTTGGTTCCATTGTCTTTCTGACTGTTGGTATTATTATACGTTCCCTTTCAGGAGTTGTTGCTTTATATGTCGGTACGGCTGTTCTTGGTTTGGCTATCTCCGTCGGTAATGTATTGTTACCTGGCCTGATCAAACGTGAATTTCCTGAACGCATTGGCTTAATGACGGGTGTATATTCCATTTCTATGAATTTATTTGGAGCAATAGCGTCTGGTGTAAGCGTTCCTATTGCCCTTGGAATGGGATTTGGCTGGAAAGGTGCATTGGAAATTTGGGGCGTTTTAAGCTTTATATCTATTTTATTTTGGTTACCACAGATGAAACATCGTAACGTAAAAAGGGATACCGTTCATAATAAAACGGCTGACAGTCATGTGAATTTGTGGGGTTCGGCACTAGCGTGGCAGGTAACCCTGTTTATGGGACTGCAATCCATGATCTTTTATGTACTTGTTGCATGGCTGCCAGAAATTCTTAAGCAGCAGGGATTGAATTCGAGTCAGTCCGGCTTGATGCTTTCCGTTATGCTTTTAGCTCTTCTTCCTTTTACTTTCATCGTCCCGGTCATTGCTGGACGCATGTCCGGTCAACGTTCGTTAGTGACTATTACATCGATTTTACTTTTAATCGGGACGTTTGGGTTACTATACGGTAGTTCTAAATTAATCGTTTTGTGGATCATCGCTCTAGGCATAGGAGGAGGCTTCGCATTTAGCCTATCCATGATGTTTTTTGGCTTACGCACAAGGAATGCGCAACAGGCTGCGGAATTATCAGGTATGGCTCAATCGATTGGATACCTGCTTGCGGCTGTTGGCCCAACCCTATTTGGTTTTATACATGATGCAACTAATAGCTGGACGATTCCACTTTTAATATTGGTTGGCGCATCGATCCTACTCTTTATATTTGGTCTTGGTGCAGCCAGAGAGCGATATATAGGTCCTGCACTACAGTAA
- the brnQ gene encoding branched-chain amino acid transport system II carrier protein produces the protein MKTKLSFSNHLVIGVMLFALFFGAGNLIFPASLGQNAGTHVWIAVIGFLLTGIGLPFLGTLAMGFSGSKNLQDLSSRVHPVFAVIFTSLLYLTIGPFFALPRTGAVSFEVGILPFLNQEHAQIGLLVFTLVFFGLTLWLSLNPSKMVDNVGKYLSPGIIIGLFFLLLFVIFKPMGAFEEPQGNYVTNAFMTGFTEGYNTMDALASLVFGIIVIQAIRSMGVTSTKGILVATAKSGGIAILFLGLIYAGIAYLGATSVNLYGLFENGGPVLSAASEHYFGSFGAILLSVIIFLACLTTSIGLTTACSEYFHTLMPKISYKAFVIFFSVFTCIIANFGLSNIITYSIPVLMLLYPLAIVLIFLTFLSPLFNHARLVYVSVMFVTFLISIVDGLKALCGSLEIEYFSWLQPIVSFYENVLPFYSVGLGWLMPFVVVTLVTGIIARFEKTDIKSV, from the coding sequence AAAACGCAGGGACACATGTTTGGATAGCGGTCATTGGTTTCTTGCTAACTGGAATTGGGTTGCCGTTTTTAGGTACTTTAGCAATGGGATTCTCAGGAAGTAAAAATTTACAGGACCTTTCTAGTAGAGTACATCCTGTCTTTGCGGTAATCTTTACCTCACTTCTTTACTTAACAATAGGACCATTTTTTGCTTTGCCAAGAACAGGAGCCGTTTCATTTGAGGTTGGTATTCTGCCATTCTTGAATCAAGAACATGCTCAAATTGGATTATTAGTCTTTACTCTTGTTTTCTTCGGACTCACATTATGGCTATCATTAAATCCATCAAAAATGGTGGATAATGTCGGGAAATATCTTTCTCCTGGAATTATAATAGGATTATTCTTCTTATTACTATTTGTAATTTTTAAGCCAATGGGAGCCTTTGAAGAACCGCAGGGGAACTATGTAACAAATGCCTTTATGACTGGATTTACAGAAGGTTATAATACGATGGACGCATTAGCATCCTTAGTATTTGGTATTATCGTAATTCAAGCAATTCGTTCCATGGGTGTGACATCGACAAAAGGAATCCTTGTTGCTACAGCGAAATCAGGCGGAATTGCTATTTTATTCTTAGGATTAATTTATGCTGGAATTGCTTATCTAGGGGCTACTAGTGTGAACCTATATGGACTATTTGAAAATGGTGGTCCAGTATTAAGTGCTGCATCGGAGCATTATTTCGGGTCATTTGGAGCTATACTTTTATCTGTTATCATCTTCTTGGCGTGTCTAACGACAAGTATTGGTCTGACTACTGCATGTAGCGAATACTTCCACACGTTAATGCCAAAGATTAGTTATAAAGCATTTGTCATTTTCTTTAGTGTATTCACATGTATCATTGCAAACTTTGGATTGTCTAATATTATTACGTATTCCATTCCAGTACTAATGTTATTGTACCCATTAGCGATTGTATTGATATTCTTAACCTTCTTATCACCATTGTTTAATCACGCAAGACTAGTTTACGTTAGTGTAATGTTCGTAACGTTCTTAATAAGTATTGTAGACGGTTTAAAAGCTCTTTGTGGATCGTTAGAAATTGAGTATTTTAGCTGGTTACAGCCAATCGTAAGTTTTTACGAGAACGTATTGCCATTTTATAGTGTAGGTTTAGGATGGTTAATGCCTTTCGTAGTAGTAACGCTCGTGACAGGAATCATTGCGAGATTTGAAAAAACGGACATAAAGTCAGTGTAA
- a CDS encoding DinB family protein gives MIPSLINQLTYISNTITQLFDYIDEKLLSKRPIENKMSVWEVCVHLAQIPQADLNICKGYNIDQMQLYYEESKPVNIQTAKEQFLEGIQEVMKHIDQLTEEAFSKEFTTYWGSKYRLEEWFLQIMNHLVHHRMQLYSYLLVLKVDVQVVLFR, from the coding sequence ATGATTCCCTCTTTGATAAACCAATTAACTTATATCTCCAATACAATAACCCAGTTATTTGATTATATAGACGAAAAGCTACTTTCTAAACGTCCTATTGAAAATAAAATGTCTGTTTGGGAAGTTTGTGTGCATCTTGCTCAAATACCCCAGGCAGATTTAAATATTTGCAAAGGATATAACATAGATCAAATGCAGTTATATTATGAAGAAAGTAAACCAGTTAATATACAAACTGCTAAAGAACAATTTTTGGAAGGTATCCAGGAGGTTATGAAGCACATAGATCAACTTACGGAGGAAGCATTCTCAAAGGAATTTACCACCTATTGGGGAAGCAAGTATCGCCTAGAAGAGTGGTTTCTACAAATCATGAATCACTTAGTTCATCATCGTATGCAACTGTATTCGTATTTGCTTGTATTAAAGGTAGATGTGCAAGTTGTTTTATTTCGCTGA
- a CDS encoding helix-turn-helix domain-containing protein: MNLETEDPKQVVLQVGAVLKKLRKEKRLSLEDLSELSGVSKLTLGNIERGETNPTIGMLWKISKSLSIPLMALFSTENNVNLSRAGEGLRIVGDGNNWAIEPIFQNTNNDMEMYRAYLQPNSSYHPEKHHHNTTELATIMSGTITINVNNDSYILNQYDSISFSTDGTHSYANHTNDVVVLHIILKYGI; encoded by the coding sequence ATGAATTTAGAAACTGAGGATCCAAAACAAGTTGTTTTACAAGTAGGAGCAGTACTTAAAAAACTTCGTAAAGAAAAGCGTTTAAGTCTTGAAGATTTATCAGAATTATCGGGTGTGAGTAAGCTTACGCTAGGAAATATAGAACGCGGAGAAACAAATCCAACAATAGGGATGTTATGGAAAATCTCAAAAAGCTTATCCATTCCACTTATGGCTTTATTCTCAACTGAAAATAATGTGAATCTCTCTCGGGCCGGGGAAGGGCTAAGAATTGTTGGGGACGGAAATAACTGGGCAATTGAGCCAATTTTTCAAAATACAAATAATGATATGGAAATGTACCGTGCTTATTTACAGCCAAATAGCTCCTACCATCCGGAAAAACATCATCATAATACAACTGAACTTGCAACTATCATGTCCGGAACAATTACAATTAATGTTAATAATGATTCATATATCTTGAATCAATATGATTCGATTAGTTTTTCTACAGATGGCACACATTCATATGCCAATCATACCAACGATGTTGTTGTTCTCCATATCATATTGAAATACGGAATCTAA
- a CDS encoding TraR/DksA C4-type zinc finger protein gives MTKYDKLKNTLEKRFKELEHQKQNEEEFETTELSNYDNHPADNATDLTDQHTRLALNRHFDEEMVDIEKALAAIQEGTYGKCAECGEEIPLARLEAVPTALTCVEHAHQEVNEEIRPVEESLLNSTTDQPVEDEDDRLRDYSNSFETLEEVGSSDTPQDKQ, from the coding sequence ATGACAAAATACGATAAATTAAAAAATACATTAGAAAAGCGCTTTAAAGAGTTAGAGCACCAGAAGCAAAATGAAGAAGAGTTTGAAACGACTGAGTTATCCAACTATGACAATCATCCTGCGGATAATGCGACTGATTTAACCGATCAGCATACTCGATTGGCATTAAATAGACACTTTGATGAGGAAATGGTAGATATTGAAAAAGCATTAGCTGCTATCCAGGAAGGTACATACGGGAAATGTGCGGAATGTGGGGAAGAAATCCCACTTGCTCGTTTAGAAGCTGTTCCTACAGCGCTGACTTGTGTAGAGCATGCTCATCAAGAGGTCAATGAAGAAATTCGTCCTGTAGAAGAATCGCTTTTAAATTCTACTACAGATCAGCCTGTGGAGGATGAAGACGATAGACTTCGCGATTATTCCAACAGCTTTGAGACACTAGAAGAGGTTGGTTCATCTGATACACCACAAGACAAGCAGTGA
- a CDS encoding GntR family transcriptional regulator → MPIPVNHTKPVRTTAKLHAFNQLQQWIIDGTLQPDEKLNDIELAQALGVSRTPIRESLQLLESQGFVTMQPGRATQVTPVEKEDINNLLPPLAVLQALAAELASPNMDEEALSLLEEKNREFSEALQAKEFTTALRVDEEFHQLIVDTANNPYIHSMVEMLQAHVRRLFYYEKIVLREYSVEQHENLIRAFRENNTKELAEVMRANWIYTIEEF, encoded by the coding sequence ATGCCTATTCCAGTTAATCATACTAAGCCTGTTCGTACAACTGCTAAGCTACATGCTTTCAACCAGCTACAACAATGGATTATAGACGGTACTTTACAACCAGATGAGAAGCTAAACGATATCGAACTTGCACAAGCTTTAGGGGTGAGTAGAACGCCCATTCGAGAATCCTTACAACTTTTGGAGTCTCAAGGCTTTGTAACGATGCAACCAGGGAGAGCAACACAGGTCACACCAGTAGAAAAAGAGGATATTAATAATCTCTTGCCGCCATTGGCAGTATTGCAAGCGCTTGCAGCGGAGCTTGCGAGTCCTAATATGGATGAAGAAGCACTAAGTCTATTAGAAGAAAAAAATAGAGAATTCTCCGAAGCTCTACAAGCAAAAGAATTTACTACAGCCCTAAGAGTAGATGAAGAGTTTCATCAGCTCATTGTTGATACTGCCAATAATCCATACATACATTCCATGGTAGAAATGCTTCAAGCACATGTACGTAGATTGTTTTACTATGAAAAAATTGTCTTACGAGAATATTCTGTTGAGCAACACGAGAATCTAATTCGTGCATTCCGCGAAAACAACACCAAGGAACTAGCAGAAGTAATGCGTGCAAATTGGATTTATACAATAGAAGAATTTTAA
- a CDS encoding YfbR-like 5'-deoxynucleotidase produces MGIHKFFMSMNDLERIIRCPGRFKFEEHNVAAHSWKVSQYAMFFATLEENNGATINWKSLYEKTINHDFAEIFIGDIKTPVKHASPELKQMLTHVEEKMMEKFILDEIPKEFQPVFFDRMKEGKDDTIEGRLLELADKLDQVYEAFAELQRGNTDIEFVNMYETALRKILHIPLETSINYFKEVIMQEIMKEQSVIDVKSITVQLLVE; encoded by the coding sequence ATGGGTATACATAAATTTTTTATGAGCATGAACGATTTAGAAAGAATTATCCGATGTCCCGGACGTTTTAAATTTGAAGAGCATAATGTCGCTGCTCATTCATGGAAAGTTTCTCAATACGCTATGTTTTTTGCAACACTAGAAGAGAATAACGGTGCGACTATTAATTGGAAATCACTTTACGAAAAAACGATCAACCATGATTTCGCTGAAATTTTTATCGGAGACATTAAAACACCAGTTAAGCACGCATCTCCTGAGCTTAAACAAATGCTAACTCATGTAGAAGAAAAAATGATGGAGAAGTTCATATTGGATGAGATCCCAAAAGAATTTCAGCCTGTATTTTTTGACCGAATGAAAGAAGGAAAAGACGATACTATTGAAGGCCGTTTACTTGAGTTAGCTGATAAATTGGATCAAGTATATGAAGCCTTTGCTGAATTACAACGTGGAAATACGGATATTGAATTTGTGAATATGTATGAAACAGCTTTAAGAAAAATTCTTCATATCCCATTAGAAACTAGTATAAACTATTTTAAAGAAGTTATTATGCAAGAAATTATGAAGGAGCAATCCGTCATTGATGTGAAATCTATTACCGTACAATTACTAGTAGAATAA